From the Candidatus Brocadiia bacterium genome, one window contains:
- a CDS encoding ATPase, T2SS/T4P/T4SS family: MITASDKKINSILLKNKAINQEKSDELLGIAAKENKPFIEVVLDKKVVDEPTLLSFISYEVKLPPIIIEKITPDEKSLEIIPEDKAAYYNILPISKISNILTIAIADPFDVFKLDDIRLRTQCELRLVLTLERQLKSVIKKFYHSEEEKMSSIMDGVTGGPELELSEAEADIDENVDLSQITDESGDSPVIKLVNMLIFKALHEGASDIHIEPYEKRVRVRLRCDGKLKEVFFPPKRLHNAIASRIKIMSGLDISERKMPQDGKFQIKIEGRRIDFRVGVTPTVHGERIVMRLLDSSSLNLSLDDLGFEENALRVFKKSITASYGMVLISGPTGSGKTTTLYCAIKECFDPEENLITVEDPVEYQLPGIIQVSVNPKQGMTFASALRSILRQDPDIIMIGEMRDLETADIGIKAAITGHLVFSTLHTNDAVSTVSRLVDMGIDPFMISSAVLMVANQRLIRKICTQCKTPIPANEMPPPERLISIGFKPEELKNLTLYKAAGCPKCFGGYKGRAAIYEVLEITDEVRRMMIKGISVLEIRDYAIEKCGLITVRRGGVLKALRGETTIEEVLKAT, from the coding sequence ATGATAACAGCTTCAGATAAAAAAATAAATAGTATTCTCCTAAAAAATAAAGCTATCAATCAGGAAAAATCAGACGAACTTCTGGGCATAGCGGCCAAGGAAAACAAACCCTTTATTGAAGTGGTTCTGGATAAAAAGGTCGTTGATGAACCGACTCTTCTCAGTTTTATTTCCTACGAAGTTAAATTGCCCCCAATTATAATCGAAAAAATTACTCCGGACGAAAAATCCCTAGAAATAATACCGGAAGATAAAGCCGCATATTATAATATTCTGCCAATATCTAAAATATCGAACATCTTAACCATTGCCATTGCCGACCCATTTGATGTTTTTAAGCTAGATGATATCAGGTTGAGAACACAATGTGAATTAAGGCTTGTGTTAACTCTTGAAAGGCAACTAAAAAGCGTGATTAAAAAATTCTATCATTCCGAAGAAGAAAAGATGAGTTCAATAATGGATGGTGTTACGGGCGGTCCGGAACTTGAATTAAGCGAAGCTGAGGCTGATATTGACGAAAACGTCGACCTTTCCCAAATTACTGACGAATCAGGAGATAGCCCGGTAATCAAGCTGGTTAATATGCTGATTTTTAAGGCCTTGCATGAAGGCGCTAGCGACATTCACATTGAACCTTATGAAAAAAGGGTTCGGGTAAGACTAAGGTGCGACGGCAAACTCAAAGAGGTCTTTTTCCCACCCAAAAGGCTGCACAATGCTATCGCGTCAAGAATAAAAATAATGTCTGGGCTTGACATATCAGAAAGAAAGATGCCTCAGGACGGCAAATTCCAAATTAAAATAGAGGGTCGACGTATCGACTTTCGCGTCGGAGTAACTCCTACGGTTCACGGAGAAAGAATTGTAATGAGGCTGCTGGATTCATCAAGCCTAAATCTTTCTCTTGATGATCTCGGATTTGAAGAAAATGCGTTGAGAGTATTTAAAAAATCTATTACTGCCTCATACGGAATGGTTTTAATTTCCGGCCCAACCGGGTCGGGAAAAACAACAACTCTTTATTGCGCCATAAAAGAATGCTTCGACCCGGAAGAAAATCTGATTACAGTGGAAGATCCGGTTGAGTATCAACTACCGGGAATAATCCAAGTCTCCGTCAACCCAAAACAGGGAATGACATTCGCCTCTGCATTACGTTCTATTCTAAGACAGGATCCTGACATTATAATGATCGGCGAAATGCGTGATTTGGAAACCGCTGATATCGGCATCAAAGCAGCTATCACCGGACACCTTGTTTTCAGCACTCTTCATACAAATGATGCAGTTTCTACGGTTTCTCGCTTGGTGGACATGGGTATTGATCCGTTCATGATTTCATCAGCCGTGCTTATGGTCGCGAACCAACGGCTTATACGAAAAATTTGCACTCAATGCAAAACGCCGATTCCAGCAAACGAAATGCCACCGCCCGAAAGGTTGATTTCGATTGGATTCAAGCCTGAAGAATTAAAAAACCTGACTCTCTATAAAGCGGCAGGATGCCCCAAATGCTTTGGAGGGTATAAAGGACGGGCTGCTATATATGAAGTATTAGAAATTACGGACGAAGTAAGGCGAATGATGATAAAAGGTATTTCCGTTCTTGAAATACGTGATTATGCCATAGAAAAATGCGGTTTGATTACTGTAAGACGGGGAGGTGTACTTAAAGCTTTGCGCGGGGAAACAACCATTGAAGAGGTTTTAAAAGCCACTTAA
- a CDS encoding ATPase, T2SS/T4P/T4SS family: MGATLDKRISSILLKRGLVTADQNKEILKKMEADKISYVEALAKNNILTEDKVLSALALEINIPPVDVTKIQPDDSIIQTFPQEKMKAYGILPVTKINDIMTVVIADPFDLMKIDELKIVLGSELRLVLSTEHAIMENIHRVYNPGEKEMEKALEKTITDDIELTKFDIGENVDVAELTLAAEDAPIVKFVNMIVYKALEEGASDIHVEPYEKKVAVRYRKDGVLHEVMSPPKKIFNAVLSRIKIMTSLDIAERRIPQDGKFQIKYEGRQIDFRVSTLPTIFGEKVVMRVLDSSSINMGLDILGFEPEALAAFKRAVNSPYGLMLVTGPTGSGKSTTLYSALKEIMSPEDNIMTVEDPVEYQLEGVGQIPVNPKRGFTFALALRSILRQDPNKIMVGEIRDGETAGIAVKAAMTGHLVLSTLHTNDAASSISRLIDMGVDPFLVSSAVLLIAAQRLARKLCQNCKKPYDELPPIEKLISIGFKPEECKNMTLYKAVGCPRCNEGYKGRFAFLEALEADDEMRRMIIKSAPVMDIKEYAIKNRNMVTLRRCGLMNVMRGKTTIEEVLRMTEL; this comes from the coding sequence ATGGGAGCAACTCTTGATAAAAGAATAAGCAGCATTTTACTGAAACGCGGACTTGTTACCGCTGACCAGAATAAAGAAATACTAAAGAAAATGGAAGCGGACAAAATATCTTATGTGGAAGCGCTCGCTAAAAACAACATATTAACAGAAGACAAGGTGTTGTCCGCGCTGGCACTGGAAATAAATATCCCCCCGGTCGATGTCACTAAAATACAGCCGGACGATTCCATTATTCAAACTTTTCCCCAAGAAAAAATGAAGGCGTACGGAATTCTACCAGTTACCAAAATCAACGACATTATGACCGTGGTAATTGCCGACCCATTTGACCTGATGAAAATAGACGAGCTTAAAATAGTTTTAGGCAGCGAACTAAGATTAGTCCTTTCTACTGAACACGCCATAATGGAAAATATCCACCGGGTTTACAATCCGGGCGAAAAAGAGATGGAAAAAGCCCTGGAAAAAACTATTACCGACGACATAGAATTGACCAAGTTTGACATAGGGGAAAATGTGGATGTCGCGGAATTGACCTTGGCGGCCGAGGACGCACCTATTGTTAAATTTGTCAACATGATTGTATATAAAGCTTTAGAAGAGGGCGCCAGCGATATACATGTTGAACCTTATGAGAAAAAGGTTGCTGTTCGTTATCGCAAAGACGGGGTGCTTCATGAAGTTATGTCACCGCCCAAGAAAATTTTTAATGCCGTTTTATCCAGAATCAAAATAATGACATCCCTGGATATTGCCGAGCGCCGCATCCCTCAGGACGGGAAATTTCAGATTAAATATGAGGGCCGGCAAATAGACTTCCGTGTTTCAACTCTGCCAACAATTTTCGGAGAAAAAGTAGTTATGCGGGTTCTTGACTCTTCAAGCATTAATATGGGCTTGGATATCCTTGGATTTGAGCCTGAAGCTCTGGCGGCTTTCAAAAGAGCAGTTAATTCACCTTATGGTTTAATGCTTGTTACCGGACCGACCGGCAGCGGGAAATCAACAACGCTTTACTCGGCACTCAAAGAAATCATGTCTCCGGAAGATAATATCATGACGGTGGAAGACCCGGTGGAATATCAGCTGGAAGGCGTAGGCCAAATACCAGTTAACCCCAAAAGAGGATTTACATTCGCATTGGCGCTGCGCTCTATTCTCAGGCAGGACCCCAACAAAATCATGGTTGGTGAAATTAGGGACGGAGAAACAGCTGGCATTGCGGTTAAGGCTGCTATGACCGGACATCTGGTCTTGAGCACACTCCACACCAACGATGCGGCATCATCAATATCCCGCCTTATCGATATGGGTGTAGATCCATTCCTGGTATCTTCCGCCGTGCTTTTAATTGCAGCTCAAAGATTAGCTAGGAAACTCTGTCAGAATTGTAAAAAACCATACGACGAATTACCACCGATAGAAAAACTGATATCTATCGGGTTTAAACCGGAAGAATGCAAAAACATGACGCTTTATAAAGCCGTAGGCTGTCCTCGCTGCAATGAGGGCTATAAAGGTAGATTTGCATTCCTTGAAGCTCTTGAAGCTGATGATGAAATGAGAAGAATGATTATTAAAAGTGCACCAGTTATGGATATTAAAGAATATGCCATTAAAAATAGGAACATGGTAACGCTAAGACGATGTGGCCTCATGAACGTTATGCGCGGAAAAACAACTATTGAAGAAGTCTTAAGAATGACTGAGTTATAA
- a CDS encoding acetyl-CoA C-acetyltransferase → MKEVIIASAVRTPIGKFQGSLMPFSAPDLGGFVISEAVKRAGIKPEQVEEVIMGNVISAGLGQNPARQALRKGGIPDSVGAFTINKVCGSGLKTIMLGANAILAGEYNIIVAGGMENMTNAPYILPTARYGQRLGHGKMIDAMVFDGLWDIYNDFHMGHTAELVADKYGITRQMQDEFAMKSNLKAAKAIKEGKFKPEIIPVKIKQPKKPEPIIFDTDEGVRGDTTMESLGKLKPAFKENGTVTAGNASQISDGASAVVIMNSQTAIKNNVIPLAKITGYATGGMAPEWVMMAPLEAIKRLLYKTGMKTSDFDLFEINEAFSSAAVALTKELNLPTDKVNVNGGAVALGHPIGCSGARLLTTIIYALKDQGMKKGLVALCLGGGNAVAMSVELW, encoded by the coding sequence ATGAAAGAAGTAATTATCGCAAGTGCAGTAAGAACACCTATCGGCAAGTTCCAGGGATCGTTGATGCCGTTTTCGGCTCCGGACCTGGGCGGTTTTGTGATTTCCGAAGCAGTAAAAAGGGCCGGTATAAAACCGGAACAGGTGGAAGAAGTCATTATGGGTAACGTGATTTCAGCCGGATTAGGACAAAACCCGGCGCGCCAGGCCCTGCGTAAAGGCGGGATACCCGATTCGGTTGGAGCGTTCACAATTAATAAGGTTTGCGGTTCCGGCTTAAAAACAATTATGCTGGGAGCCAACGCCATTCTGGCCGGCGAATATAATATTATTGTGGCCGGCGGCATGGAGAATATGACAAACGCGCCGTATATCCTGCCTACAGCTCGGTATGGGCAGCGCTTAGGCCATGGAAAAATGATTGATGCAATGGTTTTTGACGGACTTTGGGATATTTATAACGATTTTCATATGGGTCACACGGCTGAACTGGTTGCGGACAAATACGGGATAACCCGCCAGATGCAGGATGAATTTGCCATGAAGAGCAATCTTAAAGCGGCCAAAGCCATAAAGGAAGGTAAATTCAAACCGGAGATAATTCCGGTAAAAATAAAGCAGCCTAAAAAACCTGAACCGATTATTTTCGACACCGACGAGGGCGTAAGAGGAGATACGACAATGGAAAGCCTGGGCAAACTAAAACCGGCTTTCAAGGAAAACGGAACGGTAACGGCTGGTAACGCATCGCAGATAAGCGACGGGGCATCCGCAGTGGTAATAATGAATTCGCAAACAGCTATAAAAAACAATGTAATACCTCTGGCAAAAATAACAGGATATGCAACAGGCGGAATGGCACCAGAATGGGTGATGATGGCTCCGTTGGAAGCGATAAAGCGATTGCTTTATAAAACCGGGATGAAAACATCAGATTTTGATTTATTTGAAATAAACGAGGCGTTTTCGTCCGCAGCGGTTGCACTGACGAAAGAGCTCAATTTGCCGACAGACAAAGTCAATGTCAACGGCGGCGCAGTGGCTTTAGGGCATCCGATTGGGTGCTCCGGCGCACGCCTTTTAACTACAATTATTTATGCATTAAAAGATCAAGGAATGAAAAAAGGACTGGTTGCTCTCTGCCTAGGCGGCGGCAATGCGGTTGCAATGAGCGTGGAATTATGGTAA
- a CDS encoding NAD(P)-dependent oxidoreductase, with amino-acid sequence MKALVTGGTGFVGSHLVESLLQRGDDVTCLVRPISNRRWLQNLPVKFIEGDLQEISFLKDAVKGFDYIYHIAGLIKAFSYDEYEKANATLTKNLGDAIIESNPGIRRLVYLSSLAAAGPADDVSGISEDDRCRPVTDYGLTKLKGEEALKTYSSRIPITILRPPPVYGPRDDGLLLYFKTVSYGFVPYFKASRQVSLVYVNDLVEAIINASRNEAASGNTYFIANEKPYAINYLAKIIKKAVRNNKISCPLWLPDVLIKGSATLFEMVAYLSGQQTIFNRQKARELTRNFWVCRVNKAGRDFGWTARTTLEDGVEKTAAWYRQHKWI; translated from the coding sequence ATGAAAGCTCTGGTAACGGGTGGAACTGGTTTTGTCGGAAGCCATCTGGTTGAGTCGCTACTCCAGCGCGGAGATGATGTAACCTGTTTGGTCAGACCGATAAGCAATCGCCGCTGGTTGCAAAACCTGCCCGTAAAATTTATTGAAGGCGACCTGCAAGAAATATCATTCCTTAAAGATGCCGTTAAAGGCTTTGATTATATTTACCACATCGCCGGGTTGATAAAAGCGTTTTCTTACGACGAATACGAAAAAGCCAATGCGACGCTGACTAAAAACCTGGGCGACGCCATAATTGAAAGCAATCCGGGAATCAGGCGTCTTGTTTACCTGAGCAGCTTGGCCGCGGCCGGACCGGCTGATGACGTCTCCGGCATTTCCGAAGACGACCGGTGCCGTCCGGTTACCGATTACGGGCTGACCAAGCTAAAGGGAGAAGAAGCGCTGAAAACATATTCCAGCCGCATTCCCATAACCATCCTGAGACCACCGCCGGTATACGGACCGCGTGATGACGGACTCCTGTTATATTTCAAGACGGTTAGCTATGGTTTTGTGCCTTATTTCAAGGCATCCCGGCAGGTAAGCCTTGTTTATGTAAACGATTTGGTTGAGGCTATTATAAATGCGTCAAGAAATGAGGCGGCCTCAGGAAATACTTATTTTATTGCCAACGAAAAACCATATGCTATAAATTATCTGGCTAAAATCATAAAAAAGGCGGTGAGAAATAACAAAATATCTTGCCCTTTATGGCTGCCTGATGTATTAATAAAGGGGTCTGCGACACTTTTCGAAATGGTCGCATACTTAAGCGGGCAACAGACGATATTTAACCGTCAGAAGGCGCGCGAGCTGACCCGTAATTTTTGGGTATGCCGCGTAAATAAAGCCGGGCGTGATTTTGGCTGGACGGCCCGGACAACGCTTGAGGACGGCGTCGAAAAAACCGCTGCTTGGTACAGACAACATAAGTGGATATAG
- a CDS encoding prenyltransferase/squalene oxidase repeat-containing protein: MKYIIAISLVSFGLIIAATEPKAPVLVPNSEAVTSSVDKGLAYLKQTQQPNGAWICKVGYKLNESYIGPENENVAVTALAGIAFMAQGNLPGRGKYGQEVSKAVDFVLSCSRDTDGYITKHGSRMYEHAFATLFLAEVYGMSPREDIKNKVKKAAYLIVSSQNAEGGWRYQPAPIDADISVTVTTVQALRAARNAGISVPKETIDNAINYIKKCSRQDGAFEYQLPSSRWQSLALSSAGVTSLMCAGEYDAPEVLRGINFIMDIVSKGRKHPYYPIYGDYHYFYAHYYTAQALHQAGGRYWDTYLPLLQKELLPKQLADGSWADDVGKTYATSMACIILQVENDYLPIIQR, from the coding sequence ATGAAATACATCATAGCTATCAGCCTGGTATCTTTCGGATTGATCATCGCGGCAACCGAGCCCAAGGCTCCGGTCCTTGTCCCCAACAGCGAAGCGGTAACCAGTTCTGTGGACAAAGGCTTGGCATACCTTAAACAGACGCAGCAGCCCAATGGCGCCTGGATATGTAAGGTGGGCTATAAACTCAACGAGAGTTACATCGGTCCCGAGAATGAAAACGTCGCGGTCACCGCCTTGGCCGGCATAGCTTTTATGGCCCAAGGCAATCTGCCGGGCCGGGGTAAATACGGACAGGAAGTCTCCAAGGCCGTTGACTTCGTTCTGTCCTGCTCCAGGGACACGGACGGTTACATCACCAAGCACGGCAGCCGAATGTATGAGCACGCCTTTGCCACGCTGTTTTTAGCCGAAGTGTACGGAATGTCGCCCCGCGAGGACATCAAGAACAAGGTCAAGAAGGCGGCGTACCTGATAGTTTCCAGCCAGAACGCCGAAGGCGGCTGGCGTTACCAGCCGGCGCCGATAGACGCGGATATTTCCGTCACCGTCACGACTGTCCAGGCGCTACGGGCCGCCCGCAACGCCGGCATCAGCGTGCCCAAGGAAACCATTGACAACGCCATAAATTATATCAAGAAATGTTCCCGCCAGGATGGAGCTTTCGAGTACCAGCTGCCAAGCAGCCGTTGGCAAAGCCTGGCGCTTTCCTCGGCCGGAGTTACATCTCTGATGTGCGCCGGCGAATACGACGCGCCTGAAGTTCTGCGCGGGATTAATTTCATCATGGATATCGTTTCCAAGGGGCGCAAGCACCCGTATTATCCCATTTACGGCGATTACCACTATTTCTATGCGCATTACTATACCGCCCAGGCATTACACCAGGCCGGAGGCCGATACTGGGATACCTACCTGCCGCTTTTACAGAAAGAGCTCTTGCCCAAACAACTGGCCGACGGTTCCTGGGCTGATGACGTCGGGAAAACATACGCCACTTCTATGGCCTGCATAATTTTACAAGTCGAAAATGATTATTTGCCGATAATACAGAGATAG
- a CDS encoding polysaccharide deacetylase family protein — MKKIALSLVIFVFIAAALGGLYVSSSNKELRTQDELLSRINAVPDITAEKQLPLFCQLPANGNGGEISEVVFTIDDGPYRNINGTTTEHTEIILDVLKREKTPATFFLLGWQLDTKKVSTGITYQCYCKWVRRMFEEGHIVGVHDYNHTQYFKQNRDQLTDSFIYTRKRIKDVSGYDASSYVRSPGGSISPEVAAYLKENNYKHVFWHINPEPRPNLKPSEIFNNIVSDLDNGKRGIILMHDRTASAYIADLIKYLKEHRIKVVSLAEWEAKNGLPDTIMTPQREKF; from the coding sequence ATGAAAAAAATAGCGCTGTCGCTTGTTATCTTTGTTTTTATCGCCGCCGCTTTGGGCGGATTATACGTCAGCTCGTCGAATAAAGAACTTCGGACCCAGGATGAATTGCTATCCCGCATCAATGCCGTGCCGGACATCACCGCTGAAAAACAATTACCGCTGTTCTGCCAACTGCCGGCCAACGGCAACGGCGGTGAAATAAGCGAAGTCGTTTTTACCATCGATGACGGTCCTTACCGCAATATCAACGGCACCACTACCGAGCATACCGAAATAATCCTTGATGTCCTGAAGCGCGAGAAAACACCGGCTACCTTTTTCCTGCTGGGCTGGCAGCTAGATACCAAAAAGGTTTCCACCGGCATAACTTACCAATGCTATTGCAAATGGGTCAGGCGCATGTTCGAAGAAGGCCATATTGTCGGCGTCCACGACTATAATCACACGCAATACTTTAAGCAGAACCGGGACCAGCTGACCGATTCGTTTATTTATACCCGGAAACGGATAAAAGATGTCTCCGGGTACGACGCCTCGTCCTACGTGCGCAGTCCGGGCGGTTCCATCAGCCCCGAGGTTGCCGCTTACCTCAAGGAAAATAATTACAAGCACGTGTTCTGGCACATCAACCCGGAACCGCGGCCGAACCTGAAGCCTTCGGAGATATTCAATAACATTGTCTCGGACCTCGACAATGGCAAGCGGGGCATAATCCTCATGCACGACCGGACCGCCTCAGCCTATATAGCCGATTTGATAAAATACCTTAAAGAACACCGGATAAAAGTGGTCTCGCTGGCCGAATGGGAGGCTAAAAACGGGTTGCCTGACACGATTATGACGCCCCAGCGCGAGAAGTTTTAA
- a CDS encoding thioesterase family protein yields the protein MKTEIQIYYEDTDCGGVVYYANYLRFYERARTDYLAALGLHPKELMSRGVMFAVVTAQASYLKPARYGDTIVIESFITEVSKASFVFGYKVCNKETGELINQGSTKIVAVEKNMKVWKLEPWFMKKISAVPK from the coding sequence ATGAAAACCGAGATACAGATTTACTACGAGGACACCGACTGCGGCGGCGTGGTCTATTACGCCAACTACCTCAGGTTCTACGAACGCGCCCGGACCGATTACCTGGCCGCGCTGGGCCTGCATCCCAAGGAGCTGATGTCCCGCGGAGTGATGTTTGCCGTGGTTACCGCCCAGGCCTCCTACCTGAAACCGGCCCGCTATGGCGATACCATCGTCATCGAATCGTTCATCACCGAAGTGTCCAAAGCCAGCTTTGTTTTCGGCTATAAGGTCTGCAATAAAGAGACCGGCGAATTGATTAATCAGGGCTCGACCAAGATAGTCGCCGTGGAGAAGAATATGAAGGTTTGGAAACTGGAACCCTGGTTTATGAAAAAGATATCCGCCGTCCCGAAGTAA
- the tdh gene encoding L-threonine 3-dehydrogenase: MAKMKAIIKPKAAPGAELVDVDIPKIGPTDLLVKVKATSICGTDAHIYNWDAWSQSRIKPPLIMGHEFAGEVVEIGPMVRGFAKGDFISAESHIPCGYCYQCRNDQQHICSNLKILGVDINGCFAEYVALPSVCAWKNDKSLPPEIASIQEPLGNAVYATLCEDVAGQTTAVFGCGPAGMLTVGVANAGGAAKIIHIIRNDFLKDLSKKMGSTMIIAWDDPKLVDKIMKATDGVGVDVVLEMSGSPEAMNQGLEIVRKGGRYTAFGLAPEQTVSIRMNDLIFKGARIIAINGRQMFRTWYQMAGLLNSGRLNPAPVITHKFKMSEFKEAFALIKPVDRKSSKVVLFP, from the coding sequence ATGGCAAAGATGAAAGCTATCATAAAACCCAAGGCCGCTCCGGGCGCTGAGCTGGTCGACGTCGACATTCCCAAAATCGGACCGACCGACCTGCTGGTCAAGGTCAAGGCCACCTCCATCTGCGGCACCGACGCGCATATCTATAACTGGGACGCCTGGTCGCAGAGCCGTATTAAGCCGCCCCTCATTATGGGCCACGAGTTCGCCGGCGAGGTGGTCGAAATCGGCCCGATGGTCCGCGGCTTCGCCAAGGGCGACTTTATCTCGGCCGAAAGCCATATCCCCTGCGGATATTGCTACCAGTGCCGGAACGACCAACAGCACATCTGCTCCAACCTTAAAATCCTGGGCGTGGACATCAACGGCTGCTTCGCGGAATACGTGGCGCTGCCGTCGGTTTGCGCCTGGAAGAACGACAAATCGTTGCCGCCCGAAATCGCATCCATCCAGGAACCCCTGGGCAACGCGGTTTATGCCACCCTGTGCGAAGACGTGGCCGGGCAGACCACCGCCGTATTCGGCTGCGGCCCGGCCGGAATGCTCACGGTCGGCGTGGCTAATGCCGGCGGCGCGGCCAAAATCATCCATATCATCCGCAACGATTTCCTCAAGGACCTTTCCAAAAAGATGGGCTCGACCATGATTATCGCCTGGGACGACCCCAAATTGGTGGATAAGATAATGAAAGCCACCGACGGCGTCGGCGTCGACGTGGTCCTGGAAATGTCCGGCAGTCCCGAGGCCATGAACCAGGGCCTGGAAATCGTCCGCAAGGGCGGGCGCTATACGGCCTTCGGCCTGGCGCCGGAGCAAACCGTCAGCATCAGGATGAACGACCTGATATTCAAGGGCGCCCGGATTATCGCCATCAACGGCCGCCAGATGTTCCGGACCTGGTACCAGATGGCCGGACTGCTCAATTCCGGACGGCTTAACCCGGCCCCGGTCATAACCCATAAATTCAAGATGTCCGAATTCAAGGAAGCATTCGCCCTGATTAAACCGGTCGACAGGAAATCTTCCAAAGTGGTATTATTCCCGTAA
- a CDS encoding glycine C-acetyltransferase, translating to MPGLDFLKVELDELKKQGLYQPLRVLGSEQLPTSIVNGKKVVNLSSNNYLGLATHPKMKEAMIEATKKWGAGAGAVRPIIGTMDIHLQLEKKLAEFKHMESSLVFVAGIAANRGCIQSVLSSKIKGEDEKFVVISDELNHASIIDGVRLSKAQRKVYKHKDMAELEKVLKESQGAPRIMIITDGVFSMDGDIAPLPEIAKLAKQYGAFTMVDDAHGEGVLGRNGRGTIDHFGLQGQWDIDMGTLSKAMGCLGGYIAGTKNLTDYLIQSARPFLFTTAHPPGVAAACIAAIDVMESEPWRHEKLWSNSKFFKAELSKLGFNIGNSETPITPIMIGDEVLTEKFSQRLFEEGVFGLRIIFPMVAKGKARIRTIVTATHTEEELRFALEKMKKVGQELRII from the coding sequence ATGCCAGGACTGGATTTTCTGAAGGTGGAATTGGATGAGCTTAAAAAGCAGGGACTGTACCAGCCCCTGCGTGTATTGGGCAGCGAGCAATTGCCCACCAGCATTGTCAACGGCAAAAAGGTCGTCAACCTGTCGTCGAACAATTACCTCGGGCTGGCCACCCATCCCAAGATGAAGGAAGCCATGATTGAGGCCACCAAGAAATGGGGCGCCGGCGCCGGCGCCGTCCGGCCCATCATCGGCACTATGGACATCCACCTGCAACTGGAAAAGAAACTGGCCGAGTTCAAGCATATGGAATCATCGCTGGTCTTCGTGGCCGGCATCGCCGCCAACCGCGGGTGCATCCAGTCGGTGCTTTCCAGTAAAATCAAGGGCGAAGACGAAAAGTTCGTGGTCATCAGCGACGAGCTCAACCACGCCAGCATCATAGACGGCGTCCGGCTGAGCAAAGCCCAGCGCAAGGTCTATAAGCACAAGGATATGGCCGAGCTGGAAAAAGTGCTCAAGGAATCGCAGGGCGCGCCCCGGATAATGATCATCACCGACGGCGTATTCAGCATGGACGGCGACATCGCGCCCCTGCCGGAAATCGCCAAGCTGGCCAAGCAGTATGGCGCCTTTACCATGGTCGACGACGCGCACGGCGAAGGCGTCCTCGGCCGCAACGGACGCGGCACCATCGACCATTTCGGCCTCCAGGGCCAGTGGGACATCGATATGGGCACGCTCTCCAAGGCCATGGGCTGCCTGGGCGGCTATATCGCCGGCACCAAAAACCTGACCGATTACCTGATACAAAGCGCCCGCCCGTTCCTGTTCACCACGGCCCATCCGCCGGGCGTGGCCGCCGCCTGCATCGCCGCCATAGACGTGATGGAAAGCGAACCCTGGCGCCACGAAAAACTCTGGAGCAACAGCAAGTTCTTCAAAGCCGAGCTGAGCAAGCTGGGCTTCAACATAGGCAATTCCGAGACACCCATAACCCCGATAATGATAGGCGACGAAGTGCTGACCGAAAAGTTCAGCCAGCGGCTGTTCGAAGAAGGCGTCTTCGGGCTGAGGATAATATTCCCGATGGTGGCCAAGGGCAAAGCGCGCATCCGGACCATCGTCACGGCCACCCATACCGAAGAAGAACTGCGCTTCGCGCTGGAAAAGATGAAAAAGGTCGGGCAGGAGTTAAGGATAATTTAG